One window of the Nicotiana tabacum cultivar K326 chromosome 4, ASM71507v2, whole genome shotgun sequence genome contains the following:
- the LOC107767166 gene encoding NF-X1-type zinc finger protein NFXL1, with protein sequence MSFSSAQNNRRNNNSNRPRNTPVQSARREWVPRGSTATTTVSAAPVTTTVITTVVSPVFNLNGSSSAGNGREKDNVSVALVNHRNQTYVGPNYDKGPAYARRERGRDRENHNHQEIRVERAVNGKINQGEHKWLKDPNLPQLVQEIQEKLLKGNIECMICYDMVRRSAPVWSCSSCYSIFHLNCIKKWARAPTSVDTSAEKNQGFNWRCPGCQSVQLTSSKEIRYICFCGKRQDPPSDLYLTPHSCGEPCGKKLEKELPGHDLSEEDLCPHVCVLQCHPGPCPPCKAFAPARSCPCGKEVITTRCSDRKSVLTCGQQCGKLLDCGRHRCEQTCHVGPCGHCQVIVNAYCFCKKKTEVVLCGDMGVKGDIKIEDGVFSCSSACGRKLSCGNHVCLELCHPGPCGDCALLPSKVKTCCCGKTSLEDERDSCLDPIPTCSKVCGKSLRCGVHRCQAVCHSGDCAPCLVPVTQRCRCGSTSRTVECYKTQAEDEKFTCDRPCGQKKNCGRHRCSERCCPLSNPKNSVTGGWNPHFCSMPCEKKLRCGQHSCESLCHSGHCPPCLETIFTDLTCACGRTSIPPPLPCGTPSPSCQLPCSVPQPCGHPPTHSCHFGDCLPCAVPVAKECVGGHVILRNIPCGSKDIRCNKLCGKTRQCGLHACARTCHSSPCDFSAGPSNGSRASCGQTCGAPRRDCRHTCTALCHPSSPCPDVRCEFPVTITCSCGRVTANVPCDAGGQIVDSVFEATIIHKLPSPLQPIEINGKKVPLGQRKLTCDDECAKMEKKKVLSDAFGITPPNLEALHFGDAAVSEVLGDLLRRDPKWVLSIEERCKCLVLGRSRGGVNALKVHVFCPMLKEKRDAVRLIAARWKLSVNAAGWEPKRFITVHVTPKSKAPARILGAKGCTVNNIAQPAVFDSLVDMDPRLVVALFDLPRDADISALVLRFGGECELVWLNDKNALAVFSDPARAATAMRRLDQGSAYCGAAVVPQSGVASAVASATNAWGVSGAAKDGGGAAALKGNPWKKAVVQEPHLRESPWDPEEWSKNPTDSAPSAWRTNEATPAASSNRWSVLGPEMTSNFPRASITIKEPVTEPGVGGSALPPKPQDVGVDEMADVVDDWEKAYD encoded by the coding sequence ATGAGCTTTTCATCTGCACAAAACAATAGACGGAATAACAACAGTAATCGTCCCAGAAACACTCCTGTTCAAAGTGCTCGACGTGAGTGGGTACCTCGGGGATCCACGGCCACCACCACTGTTTCAGCTGCCCCTGTCACCACCACGGTAATTACCACTGTTGTGAGCCCCGTGTTCAATCTTAATGGCTCAAGTTCAGCTGGAAATGGAAGAGAAAAGGATAATGTGTCAGTTGCACTCGTTAATCATCGAAATCAGACATATGTGGGACCCAATTACGATAAGGGGCCGGCTTATGCGAGGAGAGAGAGGGGAAGGGACAGGGAGAACCACAATCATCAGGAGATCAGGGTGGAGAGGGCGGTCAATGGGAAGATTAATCAGGGCGAACACAAATGGTTGAAGGACCCTAATTTGCCTCAACTTGTGCAAGAAATTCAGGAGAAGCTGTTGAAGGGAAACATTGAGTGCATGATTTGCTATGATATGGTGCGGAGGTCTGCCCCTGTTTGGTCATGTTCCAGCTGTTACTCCATTTTCCATCTTAATTGTATCAAAAAATGGGCCCGAGCTCCCACTTCTGTTGACACGTCTGCGGAGAAGAATCAGGGATTTAATTGGCGCTGTCCAGGCTGTCAATCAGTGCAGCTCACTTCATCCAAGGAGATCCGATATATTTGCTTTTGTGGGAAGAGGCAAGATCCTCCGTCAGATTTGTACTTGACCCCGCATTCATGTGGAGAGCCCTGTGGCAAGAAACTTGAGAAGGAGCTTCCAGGGCATGATCTGAGTGAAGAGGATCTGTGCCCTCACGTTTGTGTCCTACAATGCCATCCTGGTCCTTGTCCACCTTGTAAGGCATTTGCTCCAGCTAGAAGTTGCCCCTGCGGGAAGGAAGTAATTACCACTCGCTGCTCTGATCGCAAGTCCGTTCTTACCTGCGGACAGCAGTGTGGTAAGCTTCTTGACTGTGGGCGTCATCGGTGTGAACAGACTTGCCATGTTGGTCCTTGTGGCCATTGTCAAGTTATTGTGAATGCCTATTGCTTCTGTAAGAAGAAAACAGAGGTTGTTCTTTGTGGAGACATGGGTGTGAAAGGAGATATCAAGATCGAGGACGGCGTCTTTTCATGCAGTTCAGCTTGTGGAAGGAAGCTTAGCTGCGGAAACCACGTCTGTCTTGAGCTCTGCCATCCAGGGCCATGTGGGGATTGTGCCTTGTTGCCAAGCAAGGTCAAGACATGCTGCTGCGGTAAAACCAGCTTGGAAGACGAAAGAGACAGTTGTTTAGATCCAATTCCAACCTGTTCCAAGGTCTGTGGTAAAAGCCTTAGGTGTGGGGTACATCGCTGTCAAGCGGTGTGTCATTCTGGTGACTGTGCACCATGTCTTGTTCCTGTCACTCAAAGATGCCGCTGTGGGTCAACTTCTCGAACAGTGGAGTGTTACAAAACGCAGGCAGAAGATGAGAAGTTCACTTGTGATAGACCTTGCGGGCAAAAGAAGAACTGTGGAAGGCACCGTTGCAGTGAGCGATGTTGCCCTCTTTCTAATCCAAAAAATTCTGTCACAGGTGGTTGGAATcctcatttttgttcaatgccgtgTGAGAAGAAGCTTAGATGTGGGCAGCATTCTTGCGAGTCACTTTGTCACAGTGGTCACTGCCCTCCCTGCCTTGAGACAATTTTCACCGATTTGACTTGTGCTTGTGGGAGAACGTCAATTCCTCCTCCGCTACCTTGTGGAACACCTTCTCCTTCGTGTCAGTTACCATGCTCGGTTCCTCAGCCTTGTGGTCATCCACCTACTCACAGCTGCCATTTTGGAGACTGTCTGCCATGTGCTGTTCCTGTAGCAAAGGAATGTGTAGGCGGACATGTAATTTTGAGGAATAtaccttgtggatcaaaagacaTCAGATGTAACAAGCTTTGCGGGAAGACCAGGCAGTGTGGCTTGCATGCATGTGCTAGAACTTGTCATTCATCACCATGTGACTTTTCTGCTGGCCCCAGCAACGGCTCCAGAGCCTCTTGTGGGCAGACATGTGGTGCTCCTAGAAGAGATTGCAGGCACACATGTACTGCTCTTTGTCACCCCTCTTCGCCATGTCCTGATGTGAGATGTGAGTTTCCTGTTACTATTACTTGTTCTTGTGGCCGGGTCACAGCAAATGTTCCTTGTGATGCTGGAGGTCAGATCGTTGATTCTGTTTTTGAAGCTACTATAATCCACAAGTTGCCTTCACCTCTTCAACCTATTGAAATAAATGGGAAGAAGGTTCCTCTTGGTCAGAGGAAGCTCACTTGTGATGATGAATGTGCAAAGATGGAGAAGAAAAAGGTTCTTTCTGATGCTTTTGGTATAACTCCGCCGAATTTGGAGGCCCTCCATTTTGGTGATGCAGCTGTCTCTGAAGTGCTAGGGGATCTTCTTAGGCGTGACCCTAAGTGGGTTTTGTCCATAGAAGAAAGGTGCAAATGTTTGGTCCTTGGCAGGAGCAGAGGCGGGGTTAATGCGCTCAAAGTTCATGTTTTTTGCCCAATGTTGAAGGAAAAGCGGGATGCAGTTAGACTGATAGCTGCAAGGTGGAAGCTTTCAGTGAATGCAGCTGGTTGGGAACCCAAGAGATTCATCACTGTTCATGTTACACCCAAGTCCAAAGCTCCAGCGCGTATACTTGGTGCCAAAGGTTGTACTGTCAATAACATTGCTCAGCCTGCTGTTTTTGATTCTCTGGTGGATATGGATCCGAGGCTTGTTGTGGCTTTGTTTGACTTGCCAAGAGATGCAGACATTAGTGCGTTAGTTCTCAGGTTTGGTGGTGAATGCGAGCTTGTCTGGTTGAATGACAAGAATGCCTTGGCTGTGTTCAGTGATCCTGCCCGAGCAGCAACAGCTATGAGGAGGCTAGACCAGGGGTCAGCTTATTGTGGTGCTGCTGTAGTTCCTCAGAGTGGTGTTGCATCAGCAGTGGCATCCGCTACTAATGCTTGGGGAGTCTCCGGAGCAGCCAAGGATGGGGGAGGAGCGGCAGCTCTTAAGGGTAATCCATGGAAGAAGGCTGTAGTCCAGGAGCCTCATTTGAGGGAGAGTCCATGGGATCCCGAAGAATGGTCCAAGAATCCCACTGATTCAGCCCCTTCTGCCTGGAGGACAAATGAAGCAACACCCGCTGCCTCGTCTAATAGGTGGAGTGTCTTAGGGCCTGAAATGACTTCCAATTTTCCCAGGGCGTCTATTACAATCAAGGAACCTGTTACTGAGCCAGGAGTGGGTGGTTCAGCTTTGCCCCCCAAACCTCAAGACGTGGGGGTCGACGAGATGGCAGATGTAGTGGATGATTGGGAGAAGGCTTACGATTGA